In one Chitinophaga sancti genomic region, the following are encoded:
- a CDS encoding DUF4252 domain-containing protein yields the protein MKRLCLLLLLLTAATGLFAQQVSVIDRFFQKYENDQSFTLVSVTPKMFSMFSKFDINSAEGKSFMTIVKKLKGLRILVKENTKDGNKLYQEAASQLTKEYEELMTVRSDGELVKFMVKENSKGNIAELIMLVGSKDEFVAMSLLGDIDLNEISQIANDMNIGGMDRLKSLNKKSTM from the coding sequence ATGAAACGCTTATGTTTATTGCTGTTGCTATTAACAGCAGCTACGGGCCTGTTTGCCCAACAGGTAAGTGTGATCGATCGTTTTTTTCAAAAGTATGAAAACGACCAGAGCTTTACTTTGGTCAGCGTCACACCTAAGATGTTCTCCATGTTCAGCAAATTTGATATTAATTCTGCTGAAGGAAAGAGCTTCATGACGATTGTCAAAAAGCTTAAAGGACTACGGATCCTTGTAAAAGAAAACACGAAAGATGGGAATAAGCTGTACCAGGAAGCGGCCTCCCAGTTGACAAAGGAGTATGAGGAACTGATGACTGTACGGAGTGATGGGGAACTGGTGAAGTTCATGGTAAAAGAGAATAGTAAGGGGAATATTGCAGAGCTGATTATGCTGGTGGGGAGTAAGGACGAATTTGTAGCGATGAGTTTATTGGGGGATATTGATTTGAACGAGATCAGCCAGATAGCTAATGATATGAATATTGGGGGGATGGATAGGCTGAAATCCCTGAATAAGAAAAGTACAATGTAA
- a CDS encoding DUF721 domain-containing protein — translation MRYGITTMGDALKDFMDKSRMKPRLTEVRIRENWEQIMGKTISRYTEGIQLIDGKLLISTNVAPLKQELSYSKDKIIKLVNEMLGEPVVREVVIR, via the coding sequence ATGCGCTACGGTATTACGACAATGGGAGATGCCCTCAAAGATTTTATGGATAAAAGCCGGATGAAACCACGGCTTACAGAAGTACGGATCAGAGAGAACTGGGAACAAATCATGGGTAAAACGATCTCCAGGTATACTGAGGGTATTCAGTTGATTGACGGGAAATTGTTGATTTCTACCAATGTAGCACCCTTAAAACAAGAATTGTCTTATTCAAAAGATAAGATTATTAAGCTGGTGAATGAGATGCTGGGCGAGCCGGTGGTAAGAGAAGTAGTGATCCGGTAA
- a CDS encoding FKBP-type peptidyl-prolyl cis-trans isomerase encodes MKKNNQLLVAALGLLLASCGGGGHKKTPGGVDYIVHKSGSGAQLKEGDTVLMNIIQKLNDSTLATSRERSGGAPVPVLIQKSQQKWDLMDGLAALHEGDSATFAIPVDSLPQPRPPFAKKGDKLNVTFVVVSKFSSVKQLAEDQKLIKDYTAKNNIQATPTPEGVYVATQVAGTGEQPQAGDTVVVNYTGKLLNGKVFDSSVDTTINPGRPLQPIRFPIGKGFVIKGWDAGIASLKKGTKATLILPSTLGYGLQPTPMIPSNSVLVFDVELLDIKKPTAAPATPAAPGAPAKKK; translated from the coding sequence ATGAAAAAGAACAATCAGTTGTTAGTTGCAGCATTGGGCCTGCTGCTGGCCTCCTGCGGTGGCGGTGGTCACAAGAAGACTCCCGGTGGCGTAGATTATATCGTTCATAAATCAGGTAGCGGTGCACAGTTGAAAGAAGGTGATACCGTTCTGATGAACATTATCCAGAAACTGAACGATTCCACGCTGGCTACTTCCCGCGAAAGAAGCGGTGGAGCACCGGTTCCTGTACTGATCCAGAAGTCTCAGCAGAAATGGGATCTGATGGACGGTCTGGCAGCCCTGCACGAAGGTGATAGTGCTACCTTTGCAATCCCTGTAGATTCCCTGCCTCAGCCACGTCCTCCTTTTGCTAAGAAAGGCGACAAGCTGAACGTTACTTTCGTAGTAGTAAGCAAATTCTCTTCTGTTAAGCAATTAGCTGAAGATCAGAAACTGATCAAGGATTATACTGCTAAGAACAATATCCAGGCGACTCCAACCCCTGAAGGTGTTTATGTTGCTACCCAGGTAGCTGGTACAGGCGAACAGCCTCAGGCAGGTGATACTGTGGTAGTTAACTACACTGGTAAACTGCTGAATGGTAAAGTATTCGATTCTTCTGTTGATACGACTATCAATCCAGGCAGACCTCTGCAGCCAATCCGTTTCCCAATCGGTAAAGGTTTTGTAATTAAAGGTTGGGATGCTGGTATCGCTTCTCTGAAGAAAGGTACTAAAGCTACCCTGATCCTGCCTTCTACACTGGGTTATGGTCTGCAGCCAACTCCGATGATCCCTTCTAACTCCGTACTGGTGTTCGATGTGGAACTGTTGGATATCAAGAAGCCAACTGCTGCTCCGGCTACACCGGCTGCACCAGGTGCTCCTGCAAAGAAGAAATAA
- a CDS encoding DUF4252 domain-containing protein → MKHCLVLSLFVCLFFNTTSTQAQDRLLSQFYNAHRGVAVTFRIGVGRLPMRFISGLIPRDKVADGADAKMIFSKIHKIKLYAMEGYDGPIPAADLLSLKRKLIDKDHFDVLMEVRDKGSVVHVLNKGADDNLGNVVMLIQDEKDILIVHLHTSLKVDDINMLIREFNKKSSSSTTSTASL, encoded by the coding sequence ATGAAACATTGCCTCGTATTATCACTCTTTGTTTGTTTATTTTTTAACACAACGTCCACGCAAGCCCAGGATCGCCTGCTCTCACAATTTTATAATGCTCATAGAGGCGTGGCCGTAACTTTCCGAATTGGCGTAGGCAGATTGCCCATGCGCTTTATATCCGGCCTTATTCCACGTGATAAGGTTGCTGATGGTGCAGATGCAAAGATGATTTTTTCAAAGATCCACAAAATCAAGCTCTATGCTATGGAAGGCTATGACGGGCCGATTCCTGCCGCTGATCTGCTTAGCCTGAAACGAAAGCTGATTGATAAAGATCACTTTGATGTACTTATGGAGGTAAGAGATAAGGGGAGTGTGGTGCATGTATTAAATAAAGGAGCGGATGATAACCTGGGGAATGTAGTAATGTTGATTCAGGATGAGAAGGATATACTTATAGTACATTTACATACCAGTTTGAAAGTAGATGACATTAATATGCTGATCAGGGAGTTTAATAAAAAATCATCGTCATCAACTACATCCACGGCGAGTTTATAA
- the cdaA gene encoding diadenylate cyclase CdaA — MEDLFQFNGFRYNWLNVLDLAIVIFLVIQLYRLLKGSLAFNIFVGLLMVYFAYFMVELLHMPILTLILQNFINIGLIAIIIIFQPEIRKFLLVLGKKAPLSKDSFFTKLFLPDKFKSYKEEENIIDEVVTAVSHMAATSTGALIVLSNSYRVKFDTASSISLDSNINAKLLESIFCKGSPLHDGALIIVGNKILAAKVILPVSENPNLPLQVGLRHRSAVGITEHSDNLAIVVSEERGTISYAEDGTLTQDVSLEDLKSKLYEVLVEGYPG; from the coding sequence ATGGAAGACTTGTTTCAATTTAACGGATTCCGTTACAACTGGTTGAATGTACTTGACCTGGCGATCGTCATCTTTCTGGTAATACAGCTCTACCGCCTGCTCAAAGGCAGTCTGGCATTCAATATATTCGTTGGCCTGCTCATGGTTTACTTCGCCTATTTCATGGTGGAACTCCTGCACATGCCGATTCTCACGCTCATCCTTCAGAACTTCATCAATATCGGTCTGATTGCTATTATTATCATCTTTCAGCCTGAAATCCGTAAGTTCCTGCTGGTATTAGGGAAAAAAGCGCCGCTTAGCAAAGACAGTTTCTTCACAAAACTTTTCTTACCAGATAAATTCAAAAGCTACAAAGAAGAAGAGAACATTATCGACGAAGTGGTCACTGCCGTAAGCCACATGGCAGCTACCTCCACAGGGGCATTGATTGTGCTGTCCAATTCTTATCGTGTAAAATTTGATACTGCCTCCAGCATTTCACTGGATAGTAATATCAATGCAAAACTGCTGGAAAGTATTTTCTGCAAAGGAAGTCCGCTGCATGACGGGGCACTGATCATCGTGGGCAACAAGATCCTGGCGGCTAAGGTCATCCTGCCGGTTTCTGAGAACCCTAATCTTCCTTTACAAGTAGGTCTCCGGCACCGCTCAGCAGTGGGGATCACGGAGCACAGCGATAATCTCGCGATTGTAGTCTCGGAAGAAAGAGGAACCATCTCTTACGCAGAAGACGGAACCCTGACACAGGATGTATCCCTGGAGGATCTGAAGAGTAAATTGTACGAAGTGCTGGTGGAAGGATATCCTGGATAA
- a CDS encoding phosphatidylinositol-specific phospholipase C, producing MKASPLLHVPATMLLSLFLFSCSKQDLPAPQLQNTVAATNTTAAVTVASNSWMTALADNTNIAAISIPGTHDSGARVEPVSGTAKCQDLSIADQLEAGIRYLDIRCRHIDNAFAIHHGAIYQNLNFDDVLTACKTFLSNHPKEVIVMCVKEEYDASNNTRTFEQTFDTYVSKYGNISLTATVPNLGDVRGKIVLLRRFSATTTPKGIDATSWADNTTFTINNGNASLKIQDNYIVNDNSSKWNNVTAMWTESSSSINSTLYINYTSGYKPLIFGIPGITSVSGTINPQIQTYFSTHTSGRYGIVPMDFANSTRSTAILNTNF from the coding sequence ATGAAAGCATCACCACTTCTGCATGTACCTGCAACCATGCTGTTATCCCTGTTCCTGTTTTCGTGTTCGAAACAGGACCTGCCCGCGCCACAACTACAAAACACTGTAGCGGCGACCAATACAACTGCTGCTGTAACTGTAGCATCCAACAGCTGGATGACAGCATTAGCAGACAACACCAACATTGCCGCCATCTCTATTCCAGGTACCCATGACAGTGGTGCCCGCGTAGAACCGGTATCCGGTACCGCCAAATGCCAGGATCTCTCCATCGCAGATCAGCTGGAAGCAGGTATCCGTTACCTCGACATTCGCTGCAGACACATTGACAATGCCTTCGCCATTCACCATGGGGCTATCTATCAGAACCTGAACTTCGATGATGTACTGACCGCCTGTAAAACCTTTCTTAGCAATCATCCGAAAGAAGTGATTGTGATGTGTGTAAAGGAAGAATATGATGCAAGCAACAATACCCGCACCTTCGAACAGACCTTTGATACTTATGTCTCGAAATACGGCAATATCTCCCTGACTGCTACTGTGCCTAACCTGGGAGATGTAAGAGGCAAGATCGTATTACTCCGCCGCTTTTCAGCCACCACTACCCCAAAAGGCATCGATGCTACCAGCTGGGCTGACAACACCACCTTCACTATTAATAACGGTAACGCAAGTTTGAAAATCCAGGATAATTACATTGTAAATGACAATTCTTCCAAATGGAATAATGTCACTGCTATGTGGACGGAGTCAAGCAGTTCCATCAACAGCACACTGTATATTAATTATACCAGCGGGTACAAGCCCCTCATCTTTGGTATTCCAGGTATTACTTCAGTATCAGGAACTATCAACCCACAGATACAAACGTATTTCTCTACTCATACATCAGGCAGATACGGGATCGTGCCTATGGACTTTGCCAATAGTACGCGGTCTACAGCGATCTTAAATACAAACTTCTAA
- the xerD gene encoding site-specific tyrosine recombinase XerD: protein MWDVYLKGFKAYLQLERSLSGNSIEAYLRDVEKLVQYLQSTHITLPPDQISLTQLQSCVQWIATLGMTATSQARIISGIKAFYKYLLLEDIVKNDPTQLLEAPKTKRQLPDVLSFEEIELIIAQIKTGTPEGARNRAILETMYSCGLRVSEVTSLLISQLHFDAGFIRVIGKGDKERLIPIGRDAIKYINIYKDEVRVHMPCKPGQEDILFLNRRGSALTRVMVFIVIKELAAAAGIEKQVSPHTFRHSFATHLVEGGADLRAVQEMLGHESITTTEIYTHLDREYLRDTLQRFHPGFLKKYRN, encoded by the coding sequence ATGTGGGATGTCTACCTGAAAGGATTCAAAGCTTATTTACAACTCGAACGTTCCCTCTCCGGCAACTCTATCGAAGCCTATCTCCGGGATGTTGAAAAACTGGTGCAATACCTCCAGTCCACCCATATCACCCTCCCACCCGATCAGATCAGCCTCACTCAGCTGCAATCCTGTGTACAATGGATCGCTACCCTGGGCATGACAGCTACCTCACAGGCACGCATCATCTCTGGTATCAAAGCCTTTTATAAATACCTGCTCCTGGAAGACATCGTCAAAAACGATCCCACACAGTTATTAGAAGCACCCAAAACAAAACGGCAATTGCCCGATGTACTCAGTTTCGAAGAAATAGAACTGATCATCGCACAAATAAAGACAGGTACTCCCGAAGGTGCCCGTAACCGTGCCATCCTGGAAACAATGTACAGCTGCGGCCTGCGCGTGAGTGAAGTGACCAGTTTACTGATCTCACAATTACATTTTGATGCAGGTTTTATTCGTGTAATAGGCAAGGGTGATAAAGAAAGACTAATCCCCATCGGCCGCGATGCCATCAAATACATCAATATCTATAAGGATGAAGTGCGTGTACATATGCCCTGTAAACCCGGCCAGGAAGATATACTGTTCCTGAACCGGAGAGGAAGTGCACTCACCAGGGTGATGGTCTTTATAGTCATCAAAGAACTGGCAGCGGCGGCAGGCATTGAGAAACAGGTTTCCCCACATACATTCCGTCATTCATTTGCTACACACCTGGTAGAAGGAGGAGCAGATCTGCGCGCCGTGCAGGAAATGCTGGGCCATGAAAGTATTACCACTACAGAGATCTATACGCACCTGGACAGAGAATACCTGAGGGATACTTTGCAAAGATTCCATCCAGGGTTTTTAAAAAAATACCGGAACTAA
- a CDS encoding ABC transporter permease, which produces MLRFLLRKISYGILVLLGVVALVFFLFNVLPGDPARLTLGQRADVASLENVRKELHLDKPVAVQFLLYLNDLSPISVHSGEEAERVLHFVPLLHLSGDRLLVLKTPYLRRSYQGKKDVWEMLTEALPGTLVLAVAAILFATVAGIGLGILSAVKKDTWMDTGAVFASVVGISAPSFFMGIVLAYLFGFVLSDYTGLHMTGSLFDYDAFSGWTLTLRNLVLPAVTLGIRPLAIIVQLTRGAMLDVLHQDYIRTAYAKGLPKWAVIFRHALRNALNPVVTAITGWFAELLAGAFFVEYIFGWKGIGKMTVDALEKFDFPVLMGAVLFTAGIFVVINLLADLLYSVIDPRIKL; this is translated from the coding sequence ATGCTGAGATTTCTCCTGCGAAAAATAAGTTACGGAATACTGGTGCTGCTCGGGGTAGTGGCACTGGTATTTTTTTTATTTAATGTATTGCCTGGCGACCCGGCGCGACTGACACTGGGGCAGCGGGCGGATGTGGCTTCGCTGGAGAATGTGCGGAAGGAATTGCATTTGGACAAGCCGGTGGCGGTGCAGTTTTTATTGTACCTGAATGATTTGTCTCCCATATCGGTACATTCGGGTGAGGAGGCAGAGCGTGTTTTGCATTTTGTGCCTTTGCTGCATTTGAGCGGAGATAGGTTGCTGGTGTTAAAGACACCTTATTTAAGAAGATCTTACCAGGGAAAGAAAGATGTGTGGGAGATGCTGACGGAGGCTTTGCCGGGAACATTGGTACTGGCGGTGGCAGCGATCCTGTTTGCAACGGTGGCGGGGATTGGATTAGGGATCTTATCGGCGGTAAAGAAAGATACCTGGATGGATACGGGGGCGGTGTTTGCGAGTGTGGTGGGAATTTCGGCGCCATCGTTCTTTATGGGGATTGTGCTGGCATATCTGTTCGGCTTTGTGCTGAGTGATTATACGGGTTTGCATATGACGGGGAGTTTGTTCGACTATGATGCGTTTTCGGGCTGGACCCTGACTTTGCGGAACCTGGTATTGCCGGCGGTGACATTGGGGATCCGGCCATTGGCGATTATTGTACAGTTGACAAGGGGGGCGATGCTGGATGTATTGCACCAGGATTATATCAGGACGGCATATGCGAAGGGGTTGCCGAAGTGGGCGGTGATATTCAGGCATGCTTTGCGGAATGCTTTGAACCCGGTGGTGACGGCGATTACAGGGTGGTTTGCAGAGTTGCTGGCAGGGGCGTTTTTCGTGGAGTATATATTTGGATGGAAAGGGATTGGGAAAATGACGGTAGATGCGTTGGAGAAGTTTGATTTTCCGGTGTTGATGGGGGCCGTGTTGTTTACGGCGGGGATATTTGTGGTGATTAATTTGCTGGCGGATTTGTTGTATAGTGTGATAGATCCGCGGATAAAGCTGTAA
- a CDS encoding RNA polymerase sigma factor, which produces MSLAIFETQVIPVRQKLYRFAYHLLGNEEDARDITQDAMVKVWQQKERMTELQNMEAWCMRIVRNLALDRLKSKKYRRSEELDKAVDMVVTQQDNPHEAAAKQDVMNSVHRIMRALPEKYRTIMQLRDIDGHTYQEIADILEIDLSDVKVNLHRARKSVREQLQKLQVYGV; this is translated from the coding sequence ATGTCTCTTGCAATATTTGAAACACAAGTCATCCCGGTCAGGCAAAAGCTTTATCGCTTTGCTTACCACCTGCTGGGGAATGAGGAGGATGCGAGAGACATCACCCAGGATGCGATGGTGAAAGTGTGGCAGCAGAAAGAGCGGATGACGGAGCTGCAGAATATGGAGGCATGGTGTATGCGGATAGTGCGGAATCTTGCATTGGACAGGTTGAAATCTAAAAAGTATCGCAGATCGGAGGAATTGGATAAGGCGGTTGATATGGTTGTTACACAGCAGGATAATCCTCATGAGGCTGCGGCTAAGCAGGATGTGATGAACAGTGTGCACCGGATCATGCGGGCATTGCCGGAAAAATACCGTACTATTATGCAATTGCGTGATATAGACGGTCATACTTACCAGGAGATTGCGGATATACTAGAAATAGACCTGAGTGATGTAAAGGTGAATTTACATCGTGCCCGTAAATCAGTACGTGAACAATTACAAAAACTGCAAGTGTATGGAGTATAA
- a CDS encoding BT_3928 family protein, with the protein MKFLLNLLRIIVGVLFIFSGLVKANDPLGLSYKMDEFFEVLHLGFMSHYSLVYSVAMNAFEIVCGVAILIGYRMRLFTWLILLLIAFFTFLTAYALFSGTVRECGCFGDCIKLSPAETFWKDVALLVMILVIFFYKDKIGPLFGTKANGALMLVSLIFSLGIQWYTLAHLPLVDCLGYKVGNNIPEKMKLPPGAHPDVYETVLIYKKDGKAKEFTTENFPWNDSTWVYVDRKDKLVKEGDGEPPVKDFILTDFDGGNQTEAILTEATPVYLFLVKDVNEAADGWQRKMAALQALAKQGKCYIYGVTASTKDQVEPFVKKNGLDFQFLNMDGTAIKTAGRSNPCLLLLEKGTIKGKWSYRDLPFAID; encoded by the coding sequence ATGAAATTTCTCCTTAACCTATTAAGAATCATTGTGGGGGTGTTGTTCATCTTCTCCGGTCTGGTCAAAGCGAATGATCCGCTGGGCCTGAGTTATAAGATGGATGAATTTTTTGAAGTACTGCACCTGGGCTTTATGTCGCACTACTCGCTGGTGTACTCAGTGGCCATGAATGCATTTGAGATTGTATGTGGTGTAGCGATATTGATCGGGTACAGGATGCGCTTGTTCACCTGGCTGATCTTATTGCTGATTGCGTTCTTTACGTTCCTGACAGCGTATGCGTTGTTTAGCGGTACGGTACGCGAGTGTGGCTGTTTTGGGGATTGTATTAAACTGTCTCCGGCAGAGACTTTCTGGAAGGATGTGGCTTTACTGGTGATGATCCTGGTGATCTTCTTTTATAAAGATAAGATCGGGCCTTTGTTTGGCACGAAAGCAAATGGAGCATTGATGCTGGTATCACTGATCTTCTCACTGGGTATTCAGTGGTATACGCTGGCGCATCTGCCCCTGGTGGATTGCCTTGGTTATAAGGTAGGTAATAATATTCCTGAGAAGATGAAACTGCCACCGGGTGCGCATCCGGATGTGTATGAGACGGTGTTGATCTATAAGAAAGATGGTAAGGCGAAGGAATTTACGACGGAGAACTTCCCATGGAATGATAGTACCTGGGTGTATGTAGATAGAAAAGACAAGTTGGTAAAAGAAGGGGATGGTGAACCGCCGGTGAAGGATTTTATTCTGACGGATTTTGATGGTGGTAACCAGACGGAGGCGATATTGACAGAGGCAACACCGGTGTATTTGTTCCTGGTAAAAGATGTGAATGAAGCAGCGGATGGCTGGCAACGTAAAATGGCGGCATTACAGGCCCTCGCAAAACAGGGTAAATGTTATATTTATGGGGTAACAGCATCTACAAAAGACCAGGTGGAACCTTTTGTGAAGAAGAACGGACTGGACTTTCAATTCCTGAATATGGACGGAACGGCTATTAAGACGGCAGGCAGGAGTAATCCTTGTTTGCTGTTGCTGGAGAAGGGTACCATCAAAGGAAAGTGGAGCTACCGTGATTTGCCATTTGCTATCGACTGA
- a CDS encoding nucleoside-diphosphate kinase — protein sequence MANNRTFTMIKPDAVENGHIGGILNKINEAGFRIVAMKMTRLSAQKAGEFYAVHKERPFYGELVEFMSSGHIVAAILEKDNAVEEFRKLIGATNPANAAEGTIRKIYAESIGRNAVHGSDSDENAQIEGDFFFSGLEKF from the coding sequence ATGGCTAACAACAGAACCTTTACAATGATCAAGCCGGATGCCGTAGAAAACGGTCATATCGGTGGTATCCTGAACAAGATCAACGAAGCTGGTTTCCGCATCGTAGCGATGAAGATGACCAGACTGTCTGCTCAGAAAGCTGGTGAATTCTATGCAGTACACAAAGAAAGACCTTTCTATGGTGAACTGGTTGAATTCATGAGCAGTGGTCATATCGTAGCAGCTATCCTGGAAAAGGATAACGCTGTTGAAGAATTCCGCAAACTGATCGGAGCTACCAACCCGGCTAATGCTGCAGAAGGTACTATCCGTAAAATTTATGCTGAGTCTATCGGCCGTAACGCAGTTCACGGTTCTGACTCTGATGAAAATGCACAGATCGAAGGTGACTTCTTCTTCTCTGGTCTGGAAAAATTCTAA
- the folP gene encoding dihydropteroate synthase has translation MSTINCKGKLLDLSTTPVVMGIINITDDSFFADSRTKQLDAIMDKAAQHLAAGAQILDIGAQSTRPGSLTVGENTEIDRLIPAISALVERFPDVIISVDTYYAKVAAQCISAGAAIINDISAGDMDPGMIAVAAATKAPYIAMHMQGTPASMQHQPHYEDVTREVLDYFIKKKAECLAAGIKDLIIDPGFGFGKTIAHNYTLLKNMNAFHILDCPLLIGISRKSMIYKLLEITPADALNGTTVLNTLSLQAGAQILRVHDVKAAMEAVKIHQYMKGL, from the coding sequence ATGAGTACTATTAACTGTAAAGGCAAATTACTGGACCTGTCAACCACACCGGTTGTGATGGGGATCATCAATATTACTGATGATTCTTTTTTTGCTGATAGTCGCACCAAACAACTGGATGCGATCATGGACAAAGCTGCGCAACACCTCGCAGCAGGCGCGCAGATACTGGACATCGGGGCACAAAGCACGCGTCCCGGCTCCCTTACCGTGGGCGAAAACACAGAAATCGACAGACTGATACCAGCCATCTCGGCACTGGTAGAGCGCTTCCCGGATGTAATCATATCGGTAGACACTTACTATGCAAAGGTAGCAGCGCAATGCATCTCTGCCGGAGCCGCCATCATCAACGATATCAGCGCGGGCGACATGGATCCGGGCATGATCGCCGTAGCAGCAGCTACCAAAGCTCCATATATCGCAATGCATATGCAGGGAACACCCGCCAGCATGCAACACCAGCCACATTATGAAGATGTAACCCGCGAAGTGCTGGATTATTTCATAAAGAAAAAGGCGGAATGCCTGGCAGCAGGCATCAAAGACCTCATTATTGACCCTGGCTTTGGTTTTGGTAAAACCATCGCACACAATTATACACTTTTGAAAAATATGAATGCTTTTCATATATTGGATTGCCCTTTATTGATTGGCATCTCCCGAAAGTCGATGATTTATAAATTGCTGGAAATTACACCAGCGGACGCGCTGAACGGTACAACGGTGTTGAATACACTATCTTTACAGGCCGGCGCACAAATATTAAGGGTACATGATGTAAAGGCTGCGATGGAAGCAGTAAAGATCCATCAGTATATGAAAGGTCTCTGA
- a CDS encoding DHH family phosphoesterase, translated as MKRIEEIKPLLETPKRVVITMHQKPDADAMGSSLALYHYLKQKGHDVTVISPTNFPDFLNWMPGSQDVLDFESSQDKAMKALEGVELLFCLDFNALYRTKNMEPHLAALNCLKVLIDHHLEPQPVFEYGVSDTTAASTALLVYETIHKMGEERYINDAMAQCIYAGTMTDTGSFRFASTSSRVHRMVADLLDHGLNHELIHQAIYDNFLENRLRFLGHCLLNRMEVYYEYNTAMIAIPYTDLKRFDLQTGDTEGVVNFLLSIQGIKMAALIIDRHQEVKLSFRSKGDFDVNTFARKYFDGGGHFHAAGGHSADNLDVTVQRFVDAIAENEEALQ; from the coding sequence ATGAAGAGGATCGAGGAAATTAAGCCTTTGCTGGAAACCCCTAAAAGAGTGGTCATAACGATGCATCAGAAACCGGATGCAGATGCAATGGGAAGTTCTCTGGCCCTGTACCATTATCTTAAGCAGAAAGGACACGACGTAACTGTTATTTCACCTACCAATTTTCCGGATTTCCTGAATTGGATGCCGGGTTCACAGGACGTGCTGGATTTTGAGTCTTCGCAGGATAAGGCGATGAAGGCATTGGAGGGAGTGGAATTGCTGTTTTGCCTGGATTTCAATGCGTTGTACAGGACCAAGAACATGGAGCCACACCTGGCTGCCCTGAATTGTTTGAAGGTACTGATTGACCATCATCTGGAGCCTCAGCCTGTGTTTGAATATGGCGTGAGTGATACTACAGCGGCTTCTACGGCATTATTAGTGTATGAGACTATACACAAAATGGGAGAAGAACGTTATATTAACGATGCAATGGCGCAGTGCATTTATGCAGGTACCATGACAGACACCGGTTCTTTCCGTTTTGCCTCCACATCATCCCGTGTACATCGTATGGTGGCTGATTTGCTGGATCATGGTTTGAACCACGAGCTGATTCACCAGGCGATTTACGATAATTTCCTTGAAAACCGTCTCCGCTTTCTGGGCCATTGCCTGCTGAACCGGATGGAGGTATACTATGAGTACAACACCGCGATGATCGCTATTCCATATACTGATCTGAAGCGTTTCGACCTGCAAACGGGCGATACTGAAGGTGTGGTCAACTTCCTGCTCTCTATCCAGGGCATAAAGATGGCGGCACTGATCATTGACCGTCACCAGGAGGTAAAGCTTTCGTTCCGTTCCAAAGGCGACTTTGACGTGAATACCTTTGCCCGTAAGTACTTTGACGGCGGCGGTCATTTCCACGCAGCCGGTGGTCATAGTGCAGATAACCTCGATGTGACCGTTCAACGTTTTGTTGACGCGATCGCTGAGAACGAAGAAGCATTACAATAA